In a single window of the Mycobacteriales bacterium genome:
- a CDS encoding thiamine pyrophosphate-binding protein, whose amino-acid sequence MPAPYDKPTYGSDVMVDAMRAMGFPYVALNPGSSFRGLHDSLINYADNEIEMIECPHEKIAVALAHGYAKTTGRPMAVILHNVVGLLQGTMGIYYAHIDRAPVVVFGGSGPAAYDKRRPYIDWIHGANVQGNAVRDYTKWDYEPRSLESVPQAVARGYRVAASQPAGPVYIALDAGLQEQLLDDPVPMPDFDRLKVPATVGPDPSALRQLAEQLVAAERPVVIPGYAGRDPQSFQDLVSLAELIGAGVDDTGVRLNFPNRHPLCVTGTKALEEADCLLFLDVKDMGKPTQVLESTTRTVQSRLAPGCRVLDLGFNDVGLSSWSEDYAALVETDLQVTADTSIALPMLLELCRELVATETAERGDSRAARREALAALHAAAWEGWRAQAAGLADKSPVSTARLAAEVWEVIRDTDWVLTAGTASEWAKKTWDFDQPHRHPGRQLGTATQIGISLGVALAHKGTGRLVVDLQPDGDLMFDAGALWVASYYKIPMLVVMFNNRAYYNDWEHQERLARQRGTPVERAYIGMEIDNPAPDFAALARSFGWEAEGPITNPDDVRAAVQRAADHVQATGMPALVDVVCQMK is encoded by the coding sequence GTGCCTGCTCCCTACGACAAGCCCACCTACGGCTCCGACGTCATGGTCGACGCCATGCGGGCGATGGGTTTTCCCTACGTGGCGCTGAACCCTGGTTCCTCGTTCCGAGGTCTGCACGACTCGCTGATCAACTACGCGGACAACGAGATCGAGATGATCGAGTGTCCGCACGAGAAGATCGCGGTCGCCCTCGCGCACGGCTACGCAAAGACCACCGGCCGGCCGATGGCCGTCATCCTGCACAACGTCGTCGGTCTTCTGCAGGGGACGATGGGCATCTACTACGCCCACATCGACCGCGCCCCGGTGGTCGTGTTCGGAGGGTCGGGGCCGGCGGCGTACGACAAGCGCCGCCCCTACATCGACTGGATCCACGGCGCGAACGTGCAGGGCAACGCCGTGCGCGACTACACCAAGTGGGACTACGAGCCGCGTTCCCTCGAGTCGGTGCCGCAGGCCGTGGCCCGCGGATACCGGGTCGCCGCCAGCCAGCCGGCAGGGCCGGTCTACATCGCCCTGGACGCCGGACTCCAGGAGCAGCTGCTCGACGACCCGGTCCCGATGCCGGACTTCGACCGGCTCAAGGTGCCGGCCACGGTGGGTCCCGACCCCTCAGCCCTGCGACAGCTCGCCGAGCAGCTGGTCGCCGCCGAGCGACCCGTCGTCATCCCCGGCTACGCCGGGCGCGACCCGCAGTCCTTCCAAGACCTGGTCTCCCTGGCCGAGCTGATCGGCGCAGGCGTCGACGACACCGGCGTGCGCCTGAACTTCCCCAACCGGCACCCCCTGTGCGTGACGGGCACCAAGGCCCTCGAGGAGGCTGACTGCCTGCTGTTCCTCGACGTCAAGGACATGGGCAAGCCCACCCAGGTACTCGAGTCGACGACGCGCACGGTCCAGTCGCGGCTCGCGCCCGGGTGCCGCGTGCTCGACCTGGGCTTCAACGACGTGGGCCTGTCGTCCTGGAGCGAGGACTACGCCGCCCTCGTCGAGACCGACCTGCAGGTCACCGCCGACACCTCGATCGCCCTGCCGATGCTGCTCGAGCTGTGCCGCGAGCTGGTGGCCACGGAAACGGCCGAGCGTGGGGATTCGCGCGCCGCACGCCGGGAGGCCCTGGCGGCGCTGCACGCTGCGGCCTGGGAGGGCTGGCGCGCGCAGGCCGCCGGGCTGGCCGACAAGTCCCCCGTCTCGACCGCCAGGCTCGCCGCAGAGGTCTGGGAGGTCATCCGGGACACCGACTGGGTCCTCACCGCAGGCACGGCCTCGGAGTGGGCGAAGAAGACCTGGGACTTCGACCAGCCGCACCGCCACCCTGGCCGGCAGCTGGGCACCGCGACGCAGATCGGGATCTCCCTCGGAGTCGCCCTGGCGCACAAGGGGACCGGCCGCCTCGTGGTGGACCTGCAGCCTGACGGTGACCTCATGTTCGACGCCGGCGCCCTCTGGGTCGCGTCGTACTACAAGATCCCCATGCTCGTCGTGATGTTCAACAACCGGGCGTACTACAACGACTGGGAGCACCAGGAGCGGCTTGCCCGCCAGCGCGGAACCCCGGTCGAGCGCGCGTACATCGGAATGGAGATCGACAACCCGGCACCGGACTTCGCGGCGCTGGCCCGGTCCTTCGGCTGGGAGGCCGAGGGCCCCATCACGAACCCGGACGACGTGCGGGCAGCCGTCCAGCGGGCGGCGGACCACGTGCAGGCGACCGGGATGCCGGCCCTGGTCGACGTGGTCTGCCAGATGAAGTAG
- a CDS encoding extracellular solute-binding protein: MRKPRTVARTAVAAGAIVVLAACGGSPTSPSSGAGNNQDSGPTDAEQLYEEIGGLSGQERRDRLVELAAEEKGFNLYTSMNADVLDEVVSAFEDTFDIEPSVYRAGSETVLQRILQEADAGFPGNDVVETNGSELGALQQEGVMVQCSAQELIDQVPEAGVSKDWVSTRFNIFAPSWNTNIISDPPETWEDLADPKYDGQLALELGDYDWYLGLTDYWLSKGKTQKEIDKLFADMVDGAVVVKGHTVMAELMSAGQFGLAASNYTYIVEAAKAAGAPVETQPYVKPVIARPNGGSCMKNAENPATAMLFMDWLLEEGQQVIAGMELTPAIQEGEAFAEDELVAIDSQKLLTEGQEWSGKYDELLSGVKTVK, encoded by the coding sequence ATGCGGAAGCCCCGCACCGTCGCCCGCACCGCCGTCGCGGCCGGCGCGATCGTCGTCCTGGCCGCCTGCGGCGGCAGCCCGACCTCGCCGTCCTCCGGAGCCGGCAACAACCAGGACAGCGGCCCCACCGACGCCGAGCAGCTCTACGAGGAGATCGGCGGCCTGTCGGGCCAGGAGCGGCGCGACCGCCTGGTCGAGCTCGCCGCGGAGGAGAAGGGCTTCAACCTCTACACCTCGATGAACGCCGACGTCCTGGACGAGGTCGTGTCGGCCTTCGAGGACACCTTCGACATCGAGCCGAGTGTCTACCGCGCCGGCTCGGAGACGGTCCTGCAGCGCATCCTGCAAGAGGCCGACGCCGGCTTCCCCGGCAACGACGTGGTCGAGACCAACGGCAGCGAGCTCGGTGCGCTCCAGCAGGAGGGCGTGATGGTCCAGTGCAGCGCCCAGGAGCTTATCGACCAGGTGCCCGAGGCCGGAGTGTCCAAGGACTGGGTCTCCACCCGCTTCAACATCTTCGCCCCGAGCTGGAACACCAACATCATCTCCGACCCGCCGGAGACGTGGGAAGACCTGGCCGACCCGAAGTACGACGGCCAGCTGGCTCTCGAGCTCGGTGACTACGACTGGTACCTCGGCCTGACCGACTACTGGCTGTCCAAGGGCAAGACCCAGAAGGAGATCGACAAACTGTTCGCCGACATGGTCGACGGAGCCGTCGTCGTCAAGGGCCACACGGTCATGGCCGAACTCATGAGCGCCGGCCAGTTCGGCCTCGCGGCCTCGAACTACACCTACATCGTCGAGGCGGCCAAGGCCGCCGGCGCACCGGTCGAGACCCAGCCGTACGTCAAGCCGGTCATCGCCCGGCCCAACGGCGGCAGCTGCATGAAGAACGCCGAGAACCCGGCCACCGCGATGCTGTTCATGGACTGGCTGCTCGAGGAGGGCCAGCAGGTCATCGCCGGCATGGAGCTCACCCCCGCCATCCAGGAGGGTGAGGCGTTCGCCGAAGACGAGCTGGTCGCGATCGACAGCCAGAAGCTGCTCACCGAGGGCCAGGAGTGGAGCGGCAAGTACGACGAGCTGCTCTCGGGCGTCAAGACGGTCAAGTGA
- a CDS encoding ABC transporter substrate-binding protein — MRSSLPTRAAAAVAASLVLAGCGGSPTGSSQSAERGGSSREGSDVAVNAKEAYDRINGLSGQERTDELVACAEEEGQLNVYTSNTDMEDLIDGFTDEYDIDVNNYRAGSESVLQRLLQEDAAAYYGADIFETNALELGVASQEGLLYPYQSELRDSVLEAGRQSEDWTATRFNAFVVGWNTNKVAPEQVPTTFEELAEPQWKGRISMEVGDVDWFAALHDYYVEEQGWAEEKYTDFMTRLAANSQVVKGHTVQGELLSAGQFDIGVSLYSHTVDKAADKGGPVQWMPATGEPVQPIVVRPNGIGLVKTATNPCAATLFVDFELTGGQEVFKEAFRIGSVEGTDNPLSQYETYPVPEDKLLEDPDTWNKAYEDVVANGQASG; from the coding sequence ATGCGTTCTTCCCTCCCCACCCGGGCCGCGGCCGCCGTGGCGGCCAGCCTCGTGCTCGCCGGTTGCGGCGGATCGCCCACCGGCTCCTCACAGAGCGCGGAGCGCGGCGGCAGCAGCCGGGAGGGCTCCGACGTCGCTGTGAACGCCAAGGAAGCCTACGACCGGATCAACGGCCTCTCCGGCCAGGAGCGCACCGACGAGCTCGTCGCCTGCGCCGAGGAGGAGGGTCAGCTCAACGTCTACACGTCGAACACCGACATGGAAGACCTGATCGACGGCTTCACCGACGAGTACGACATCGACGTCAACAACTACCGCGCCGGCTCGGAGTCGGTCCTGCAGCGGCTGCTGCAGGAGGACGCGGCCGCCTACTACGGCGCGGACATCTTCGAGACCAACGCCCTCGAGCTCGGTGTCGCCTCGCAGGAGGGCCTGCTCTACCCGTACCAGAGCGAGCTGCGCGACTCCGTGCTCGAGGCGGGCCGCCAGTCGGAGGACTGGACGGCCACCCGTTTCAACGCCTTCGTCGTCGGCTGGAACACCAACAAGGTCGCGCCCGAGCAGGTGCCGACCACCTTCGAGGAGCTGGCCGAGCCGCAGTGGAAGGGCCGGATCTCCATGGAGGTCGGTGACGTGGACTGGTTCGCCGCGCTGCACGACTACTACGTCGAGGAGCAGGGCTGGGCGGAGGAGAAGTACACCGACTTCATGACCCGTCTGGCCGCGAACTCGCAGGTCGTCAAGGGCCACACCGTGCAGGGCGAGCTGCTCTCGGCCGGCCAGTTCGACATCGGTGTCTCGCTCTACAGCCACACGGTCGACAAGGCCGCCGACAAGGGCGGGCCGGTCCAGTGGATGCCGGCCACCGGTGAGCCCGTGCAGCCGATCGTGGTTCGCCCCAACGGCATCGGGCTGGTCAAGACCGCGACCAACCCGTGCGCCGCGACGCTGTTCGTCGACTTCGAGCTCACCGGCGGCCAAGAGGTCTTCAAGGAGGCCTTCCGCATCGGCTCGGTCGAGGGCACGGACAACCCGCTCTCCCAGTACGAGACCTACCCGGTGCCGGAGGACAAGCTGCTCGAGGACCCCGACACCTGGAACAAGGCCTACGAGGACGTCGTCGCCAACGGCCAGGCCTCCGGGTGA
- a CDS encoding iron ABC transporter permease, giving the protein MTLTIPPVPGEERIEATTSEVPAAPRRRLPLSPKFFIVVGVAGAIGYLALVPLVYLLWGTFFDATGFDLGGFERAYGNGRIGELFGNSLAFAGGAALLSITVGTTLAYLNVRTAVPFKALFFAASIVPLIVPGILYTVSWIFLASPQIGLLNEATATLFGVRPFDIFTIWGMIWVDGLHSSPIVFLLMVAAFRSMDPSLEESALMSGASRLQTLRKITLPLVKPALLGAVLIILITSLESFEVPALLGLQNGIYVFTSRIYFVLRSYPPDYAGAGALAVSLLAIAIIGVMLTRYFIGKGSKTFQTVTGKGFRPRPLDLGKWRPVVGAGIVIYFFVTVVGPLLVLVYASLLPFYQAPSANAFASFSFDNYETVLNMRSAARALRNSFILGIAAATIVMSLMAIAAWITVRSRIPGRGIVEQVSFVPLVIPGIVLGLAISFVYLRSPIPIYGTLFILLIAYCTKYLPYGMRYATTSMTQISSELEESALVSGASWWTTFRRVLLPLLSPGILAGFVYILVVSFRELSSSILLYSPGNEVLSILIWEQFENGSFNVLAAIGVLMVLALVGMVAIAYKLGAKVGLRDD; this is encoded by the coding sequence ATGACGTTGACCATCCCTCCGGTTCCGGGCGAGGAGCGGATCGAGGCGACCACGTCCGAGGTCCCTGCCGCCCCCCGGAGAAGGCTGCCGCTCTCGCCCAAGTTCTTCATCGTCGTAGGGGTCGCGGGCGCCATTGGCTACCTGGCTCTGGTCCCGCTGGTGTACCTGCTCTGGGGCACCTTCTTCGACGCCACGGGCTTCGACCTGGGTGGTTTCGAGCGTGCGTACGGGAACGGCCGGATCGGTGAGCTGTTCGGCAACTCGCTGGCCTTCGCCGGCGGCGCCGCGCTGCTGTCCATCACCGTGGGCACCACGCTCGCCTACCTCAACGTCCGGACGGCGGTGCCGTTCAAGGCGCTGTTCTTCGCTGCCTCGATCGTGCCGCTCATCGTGCCCGGCATCCTCTACACGGTCTCGTGGATCTTCCTTGCCAGCCCGCAGATCGGCCTGCTGAACGAGGCTACGGCGACCCTGTTCGGCGTCCGGCCCTTCGACATCTTCACCATCTGGGGGATGATCTGGGTCGACGGGCTGCACTCGTCGCCGATCGTCTTCCTGCTCATGGTCGCGGCGTTCCGCTCGATGGACCCCTCACTGGAGGAGTCGGCGCTGATGTCGGGCGCGTCCCGGCTGCAGACCCTGCGCAAGATCACCCTCCCGCTGGTGAAGCCTGCGCTGCTCGGTGCGGTGCTGATCATCCTGATCACCAGCCTGGAGTCGTTCGAGGTGCCGGCCCTGCTCGGGTTGCAGAACGGCATCTACGTCTTCACCAGCCGCATCTACTTCGTCCTGCGCAGCTACCCGCCGGACTACGCCGGCGCCGGGGCGCTGGCCGTCAGCCTCCTGGCCATCGCCATCATCGGGGTGATGCTCACCCGCTACTTCATCGGCAAGGGGAGCAAGACGTTCCAGACCGTCACCGGCAAGGGTTTCCGCCCGCGGCCGCTGGACCTGGGCAAGTGGCGGCCGGTCGTCGGCGCCGGCATCGTGATCTACTTCTTCGTCACGGTCGTCGGGCCCCTGCTCGTGCTGGTCTACGCCTCCTTGCTGCCCTTCTACCAGGCGCCCTCCGCGAACGCGTTCGCGTCGTTCTCGTTCGACAACTACGAGACCGTGCTCAACATGCGGTCGGCCGCACGGGCCCTGCGGAACAGCTTCATCCTGGGCATCGCCGCAGCGACCATCGTCATGTCGCTCATGGCGATCGCGGCATGGATCACCGTCCGGTCCCGCATCCCCGGCCGCGGGATCGTCGAGCAGGTGAGCTTCGTGCCGTTGGTCATCCCCGGCATCGTGCTCGGCCTGGCCATCTCCTTCGTCTACCTGCGCAGCCCCATCCCGATCTACGGGACCCTGTTCATCCTGCTGATCGCGTACTGCACCAAGTACCTGCCCTACGGCATGCGCTACGCGACCACGTCGATGACGCAGATCTCCAGCGAGCTCGAGGAGTCGGCGTTGGTCAGCGGCGCGAGCTGGTGGACGACGTTCCGCCGCGTGCTCCTGCCGCTGCTGTCCCCGGGCATCCTGGCCGGCTTCGTCTACATCCTGGTCGTGAGCTTCCGCGAGCTCTCCAGCTCCATCCTGCTCTACAGCCCCGGCAACGAGGTGCTCTCCATCCTCATCTGGGAGCAGTTCGAGAACGGCTCGTTCAACGTGCTGGCTGCGATCGGCGTGCTCATGGTCCTGGCGCTCGTGGGCATGGTCGCCATCGCCTACAAGCTGGGCGCGAAGGTCGGGCTTCGTGACGATTGA
- a CDS encoding isochorismatase family protein: protein MEGLPGGARPSPGGGVPAASSDAAVAGRAPQRRQLPRGRRRPIAARGGVGARTSSAGSAGWAAIERIAELMAACRRVGVPVVHVVGLPPDWSGIPTWRSGGGGRREAGGDGPDALARRSSDFEFVPQAAPAADEPVLAKSAPNAFSGTPLTALLTLLGCRTVIVVGQRTSGCVGATVTDAVSSRLSVVVPLECVYDRSESSHAINLFDMHDKYADVLPLDGLLREIGSYAESFA from the coding sequence GTGGAAGGCCTTCCAGGCGGCGCGCGACCGTCGCCTGGCGGCGGCGTTCCCGCCGCGTCGTCGGATGCAGCCGTCGCGGGTCGTGCTCCACAGCGTCGACAACTACCGCGCGGGCGTCGCCGACCGATCGCTGCCCGTGGAGGAGTCGGTGCGCGGACGAGCTCGGCGGGATCGGCCGGCTGGGCGGCGATCGAGCGGATCGCCGAGCTGATGGCGGCCTGTCGACGGGTGGGAGTGCCTGTCGTGCACGTCGTCGGTCTGCCGCCCGATTGGTCCGGGATCCCTACCTGGCGCTCGGGTGGCGGGGGCCGCCGAGAGGCCGGTGGCGACGGCCCGGACGCGCTGGCGCGGCGGTCGTCCGACTTCGAGTTCGTGCCGCAGGCCGCACCCGCGGCGGACGAGCCGGTGCTCGCCAAGTCCGCCCCGAACGCGTTCTCCGGCACGCCGCTCACGGCACTGCTGACATTGCTGGGCTGCAGGACGGTCATCGTCGTCGGGCAGCGCACGAGCGGCTGCGTAGGGGCGACCGTCACCGACGCCGTGAGCTCGCGGCTGTCGGTCGTGGTGCCGCTGGAGTGCGTCTACGACCGGAGCGAGTCCTCGCACGCGATCAACCTGTTCGACATGCACGACAAGTACGCCGACGTCCTGCCCCTCGACGGGTTGCTGCGTGAGATCGGCAGCTACGCCGAGAGTTTCGCCTGA
- a CDS encoding thiamine pyrophosphate-binding protein — GDADGRRPRSHSREDGSCMDEVEEPVDPEAPGSPAAWGSDLVVDVLRALDVPYVPLNPGSSFRGLHDSLVNYGGNRVPQLLLCLHEEIAVSMANGWAKATGRLGVAAVHDLVGLMHASMAVYDAYCDRTPMLVLGGSGPADPVQRRPIDWIHSATTQAQLVRDYVVWDAEPMTAQAFVHDTLRAAQRAMSAPQGPTYVSLDAGVQEAALVEPVSLPDIRLRAPMRGTAAMADDLEDAVALLLAAERPVVVAGRVSLDPRATGLVTEVVELLGAAYRDDRNAVVLPTAHPQNCSGDATLLQEADVLLTVDVVDLNALLRGQSKGARGTPAERLDRPRIVDLSYGDLGLKSWSNALVEAVDRDVHLLGDPLHVLGQLAELLRARVDPTARDERAAGVRERAARLRQGQLELVQDRWDDRPISQARLVAELWTAVKDVDHLLCLRNTRSWTEGAWQFAGAGTFLGAPAGGGVGYGPGALIGGALAARDRGQLGVGIIGDGDLLMAAGALWTATHYGIPALVVVNDNGSFYNDEPHQAAVATRRGRPVENSWIGMRISAPPVNFAALARSYGCAGIGPVDDPADLAEAFARGVREARLGATVVVHVKTARG, encoded by the coding sequence CGGGCGACGCCGACGGGCGTCGCCCGCGCTCGCACTCCCGAGAGGACGGAAGCTGCATGGACGAGGTCGAGGAGCCGGTCGACCCTGAGGCGCCGGGCTCGCCCGCCGCGTGGGGCAGTGACCTGGTCGTTGACGTGCTGCGTGCGCTGGACGTGCCGTACGTCCCGCTGAACCCGGGATCGTCTTTCCGGGGGCTGCACGACTCGCTGGTCAACTACGGCGGCAACCGGGTTCCCCAGCTGCTGCTGTGTCTGCACGAGGAGATCGCCGTCTCGATGGCGAACGGCTGGGCCAAGGCCACCGGCCGGCTCGGCGTCGCGGCCGTCCACGACCTCGTCGGTCTCATGCACGCCTCGATGGCCGTCTACGACGCCTACTGCGACCGTACCCCCATGCTGGTCCTGGGAGGCAGCGGCCCGGCCGACCCGGTCCAGCGCCGCCCGATCGACTGGATCCACTCGGCCACGACCCAGGCGCAGCTTGTGCGCGACTACGTCGTCTGGGATGCCGAGCCGATGACGGCTCAGGCCTTCGTGCACGACACTCTGCGCGCGGCGCAGCGGGCGATGTCGGCGCCGCAGGGCCCGACGTACGTCTCGCTGGACGCAGGCGTGCAGGAGGCTGCGCTGGTCGAGCCGGTTTCGCTGCCGGACATCCGGCTGCGTGCACCCATGCGCGGGACGGCAGCCATGGCAGACGACCTCGAGGACGCCGTCGCCCTCCTGCTCGCGGCCGAGCGGCCGGTCGTCGTGGCCGGGCGCGTGAGCCTGGACCCGCGGGCCACCGGGCTCGTCACCGAGGTCGTCGAGCTGCTCGGCGCGGCCTACCGCGACGACCGCAACGCCGTCGTCCTGCCGACCGCCCACCCGCAGAACTGCTCCGGTGACGCGACCCTCCTGCAGGAGGCGGACGTCCTGCTCACCGTCGACGTGGTGGACCTGAACGCGCTGCTGCGCGGCCAGTCCAAGGGCGCGCGCGGGACGCCTGCCGAGCGGCTCGACCGACCGCGCATCGTCGACCTCTCCTACGGGGACCTCGGCCTGAAGTCCTGGAGCAACGCGCTGGTGGAGGCGGTGGATCGCGACGTGCACCTGCTCGGCGATCCCTTGCACGTGCTGGGGCAGTTGGCTGAGCTGCTGCGCGCGCGGGTCGACCCGACGGCCCGGGACGAGCGCGCCGCTGGCGTGCGCGAGCGCGCGGCGCGGTTGAGGCAGGGCCAGCTGGAGCTCGTCCAGGACCGCTGGGACGACCGCCCGATCTCCCAGGCGCGGCTGGTGGCCGAGCTCTGGACGGCGGTCAAGGACGTGGACCACCTGCTCTGCCTGCGCAACACGCGCAGCTGGACCGAGGGGGCGTGGCAGTTCGCCGGTGCGGGCACCTTCCTGGGCGCTCCGGCCGGGGGTGGTGTCGGCTACGGCCCGGGCGCGCTGATCGGTGGTGCGCTGGCGGCCCGCGACCGCGGTCAGCTCGGCGTCGGGATCATCGGCGACGGTGACCTCCTGATGGCAGCGGGCGCCCTGTGGACGGCGACCCACTACGGCATCCCGGCCCTGGTCGTCGTGAACGACAACGGCTCGTTCTACAACGACGAGCCGCACCAGGCCGCCGTCGCGACGCGGCGTGGACGGCCTGTGGAGAACAGCTGGATCGGTATGCGGATCTCCGCCCCGCCTGTCAACTTCGCCGCGCTGGCCCGGTCCTACGGCTGTGCCGGCATCGGCCCGGTCGACGACCCGGCGGACCTGGCTGAGGCCTTCGCTCGTGGTGTGCGGGAGGCGCGGCTGGGGGCGACTGTCGTCGTGCACGTCAAGACGGCCCGCGGCTGA
- a CDS encoding MFS transporter, with amino-acid sequence MKEPNYRRYFLGQAVSVIGTWMQRVAQDWLVLTLTGSGVALGISTALQFGPMLVLGLWGGTVVDRVDRRRLIIGTQGVQAILAAVLAILALTGLVELWMVYALALALGLTTVLDSPARQALIGEMVEPADYVNAQALSSTVHNAGRLVGPAIAGLLIATTGVGIAFVVNALSFVAVLVGLLRMDPTSMRSRPARGPRKGQALEGLRYVLSRPDLRAVLLLVGIVALFGQNFRVVLPLLAQSTFDGGAEVYGYLTAALGLGAVLGALYSASRETATSWGLLLSCLAFGVVNLVAAAAPTLVAAYAAMVAIGFANIVFNTLGRTVLQLGSDPGMHGRVLALHGLVFLGSTPIGGPLLGWICELFGARAGLLVAGATAVVAGLALFPRLRALRGAVDDPAGQVPPPDTVGPAIT; translated from the coding sequence TTGAAGGAGCCGAACTACCGGCGCTACTTCCTCGGCCAGGCGGTGTCGGTCATCGGCACCTGGATGCAGCGCGTCGCGCAGGACTGGCTCGTGCTGACGCTCACCGGCAGCGGGGTGGCCCTGGGCATCAGCACCGCCCTCCAGTTCGGCCCGATGCTGGTGCTCGGCCTGTGGGGAGGGACGGTCGTCGACCGCGTTGACCGCCGTCGGCTGATCATCGGAACGCAGGGCGTCCAGGCAATCCTGGCCGCGGTCCTGGCGATCCTGGCGCTGACCGGCCTCGTCGAGCTCTGGATGGTCTACGCACTCGCGCTGGCCCTCGGGCTCACCACGGTCCTGGACTCCCCCGCCCGGCAGGCGCTGATCGGCGAGATGGTGGAGCCGGCCGACTACGTCAACGCGCAGGCGCTCAGCTCCACCGTGCACAACGCCGGGCGCCTGGTCGGGCCGGCGATCGCCGGGCTGCTCATCGCGACCACCGGCGTGGGCATCGCCTTCGTCGTGAACGCACTGTCTTTCGTGGCCGTCTTGGTCGGCCTGCTGCGCATGGACCCGACGAGCATGCGCAGCCGGCCGGCCCGGGGCCCGCGCAAGGGCCAGGCCCTCGAGGGGCTGCGCTACGTGCTGTCCCGACCAGACCTGCGCGCTGTCCTCCTGCTGGTCGGCATCGTCGCGCTGTTCGGTCAGAACTTCCGCGTCGTGCTGCCGCTGCTGGCGCAGTCCACCTTCGACGGCGGGGCCGAGGTGTACGGCTACCTCACGGCAGCACTGGGGCTCGGAGCGGTCCTCGGCGCGCTGTACAGCGCCTCGCGCGAAACGGCCACGTCCTGGGGACTGCTGCTGTCCTGCCTGGCCTTCGGCGTGGTCAATCTGGTGGCTGCCGCTGCCCCCACGCTGGTCGCCGCCTACGCAGCCATGGTTGCCATCGGCTTCGCCAACATCGTCTTCAACACGCTCGGCCGGACCGTTCTCCAACTCGGCAGCGACCCCGGCATGCACGGCCGGGTCCTGGCCCTGCATGGCCTGGTGTTCCTCGGTTCCACCCCCATCGGCGGCCCTCTGCTCGGCTGGATCTGCGAGCTGTTCGGCGCCCGGGCCGGGCTGCTGGTGGCCGGCGCCACGGCTGTCGTGGCGGGTCTGGCCCTGTTTCCCCGGCTGCGTGCACTCCGCGGGGCCGTCGACGACCCCGCCGGACAGGTGCCCCCGCCCGACACGGTGGGCCCGGCGATCACCTGA
- a CDS encoding tripartite tricarboxylate transporter substrate-binding protein, with protein MNRSTLRHSLTRPLPALVACALLLSACGSGDPDTAATGESAGGAADADACAGLEGENLTLVVPYSPGGGYDSYARLIAPTLGDKIGATVVVKNKPGAGGLLALNELLTADADGTSFAIMNGIGAGGASLAGAEGASFKLDELSYIGRVAGDAQMIVSAGDSQYKTWEDVEAASGFKFGSTGPGASDFVTPSLLISVFDLDAKLVTGFEGSSEVELALLQGSVDGMSGQLDSRQAGLESGDQQALVTFDRERPDIAPDAPTILELDIDEDQKALLEAHLNLLDVGRPLVGPPDMDADALECLRGALAETVEDPTLVARAAEAKRPFNYLSGEELDEAITGLLDAPEEYVSVLTKSFAESS; from the coding sequence ATGAACCGCAGCACGCTCCGGCACTCCCTGACCCGACCGCTGCCGGCCCTGGTGGCCTGCGCACTCCTGCTCAGCGCCTGTGGCTCGGGCGACCCGGACACCGCGGCGACCGGCGAGAGCGCCGGTGGCGCAGCGGACGCCGACGCCTGTGCCGGGCTCGAGGGGGAGAACCTCACCCTCGTCGTGCCGTACTCGCCCGGTGGCGGCTACGACTCCTACGCCCGCCTGATCGCTCCGACGCTGGGCGACAAGATCGGCGCCACCGTCGTCGTGAAGAACAAGCCCGGCGCCGGGGGCCTGCTCGCCCTGAACGAGCTGCTGACCGCGGATGCGGACGGCACCTCGTTCGCCATCATGAACGGCATCGGCGCCGGTGGCGCATCCCTCGCCGGGGCCGAGGGCGCCTCCTTCAAGCTCGACGAGCTCAGCTACATCGGGCGGGTCGCCGGCGACGCGCAGATGATCGTCTCGGCCGGTGACAGCCAGTACAAGACCTGGGAGGACGTCGAGGCCGCATCCGGCTTCAAGTTCGGCTCGACCGGACCCGGCGCCTCGGACTTCGTGACGCCGTCGCTGCTCATCTCGGTCTTCGACCTCGACGCCAAGCTGGTCACCGGCTTCGAGGGCTCTAGCGAGGTCGAGCTGGCCCTGCTCCAGGGCAGCGTGGACGGGATGTCCGGTCAGCTCGACAGCCGACAGGCCGGCCTGGAGAGCGGGGACCAGCAGGCGCTGGTGACCTTCGATCGCGAGCGTCCCGACATCGCCCCCGACGCACCCACCATCCTCGAGCTGGACATCGACGAGGACCAGAAGGCGCTGCTGGAGGCACACCTCAACCTGCTCGACGTCGGTCGGCCGCTCGTCGGTCCGCCGGACATGGACGCCGACGCCCTCGAGTGCCTGCGAGGCGCTCTGGCCGAGACGGTGGAGGACCCGACCCTCGTCGCGCGGGCCGCAGAGGCCAAGCGCCCGTTCAACTACCTGTCGGGCGAGGAGCTCGACGAGGCGATCACCGGGCTGCTCGACGCTCCCGAGGAGTACGTCAGCGTGCTGACAAAGTCCTTCGCCGAGTCGTCCTGA